The DNA window CGGATATTGGTCATGGTCAGATTCAGCATCGCCTGATTCAGATTGCCGACCTCGTAGCTGGCTTTCGCAGAATCCAGAATCTGATAGAACATCACGCCGTCAACGGTTACCTGGGCGTTGTCTTTGGTAATGATCTCCTGCGACTGCACGTCGAGCACCTGTTCCATGATGTTGACGCGCCGCCCGATGCGGTCGATATACGGCAGGATCAGGTTCAGGCCCGGCTTCAGCGTGCGCTGGTACTTGCCGAAGCGCTCCTGCGTCCATTCATAGCCCTGCGGCACGCTCTTGATGCCCGCTGCCAGCGTCACGATCACCAGCAGCAGCAGAATTCCAGCGAACACGGCAAATCCCATTTCGACCTCGCATGTGCTGAACGCTTCGGGTGCGGGCCTGAGGGCAAGCGTTCAGGAAAGCAGGCCCGTCAACAGTCTGCGCTACTTTTGTCGCAACGAGCGTAGCAGTTGCCTGCTTTGTGCAACATCGTATGAGGATCATGTGTATTCGGCCCTTTTTCTCATCATGTTGTCACCCAAACTGCCCCCGTATGCTCTGGACATGATTCCAGAACTGCCCAATCCGGCGGAAGTGAACGGCACGGCCCGCAGCGGCATGACCTACCGCATCTTCGGCACCGTGCAGCCGACGCTGATCGTGGATGTCGATTCCCGTCACAACATGATCAGCGATGCGGGCGGCATGTCTTGGATGAGCGCCAGCGTGGAGATGACCACCGGAGCGCCGGGCGGCCTGCTGGCGGGGCTGGCCCGCATGGTCAGCGGCGGCACGCTGTTCATGATCACCTTCAACACCCGCACCGAAGGCCAGATCGCCTTTGCTGCCGACTTTCCGGGCAAGATCGTGCCGATGGAACTCGATGCGGGCGAGAGCATCATCATGCACAAGCACGCCTTTCTCGCCTCGGAAGCGAGCGTTCAACTCGCCGTCACCTTCACGCGCCGCTTCGGGGCCGGACTGGTGGGCGGCGACGGATTCGTGTTGCAGAAGGTGACCGGGCCGGGCATGGCGTTTGCCGAGCTGGACGGCGACGCCATCGAGTACAACCTCCAGGTAGGCGAGACGCTGCTGGTCGAGCCGGGCCATCTGGCGATGTTCGATCCGAGCGTCAACTTCGATATCCAGATGATGAAAGGCATTCGCAACCTGATCTTCTCGGGCGAGGCGCTGTTTTTCGCACGCCTCCAGGGGCCGGGCCGGGTCTGGCTGAACAGCATGACCGCCAGCAAGGTCGCCCACCGCATCGGTGAATACCTGCCCAGCAGCGGCAGCTGAGCAAAAGAGACGCGGGAACAGCGGCGGCAAGCTGCCAGAGAACGTTCATGGTTTGCGTAGACTCGGACCCTGCGCCCTCCATTTCTTCCATACTGGCACCACTTCTTCCATCCCGGCAGAAAGGTCAGAGACAGCGAAAGGAAGGCACCATGACCGATTCAAAGCACGATCAGGCGAACGGAACCACGACTCTGGAAGACGCGCTGGCCACGGCACAGCAGGCGATTGCCGATTTCGAGGCAGACGACGGTCTGCGCTTTCAGGCCCGCCTGCTGCCCGACGCGCTGGAAGTATGGGCCGAGGCCGGACAGGGAAGCGGGCGGCAGGCGATGGGCTACACGGCGGCGCGGGCCGATCTGGAACAGCACGGCACCGCCTGGTTTCTGCGCCGCGCCCTGCGGAGCCTGAACGACCTGTACCGCGCTTCCCACCTGCCGACCGCTGCTCAGGACCTTCCCACCGAGCAGCTGAAGCCACCGGAAAACTACGAGCGCTGACGGGTCGGAGAACTGAGCCGGGCGGCCCACAGCGCGGCCCCGATCAGTCCGGCGTCGGCCCCCAGTTCGGCATGGACGATCTGCGGCTGATACCGCTCGGGAAAGTGCGCCAGGGCACTCCGGACGCGCTCCAGATACCCGATCCGCAGGCCGACGCTGCCGCCCAGTGCGGCGCGGGTGATTCCCAGCATCGCCGCCAGGTCTGCCACCTTCCAGGCGATCAGGGCGGCACTGCGGGTGTAATCGGCGTCCGCCTGCACGTCTCCGGCTTCGGCGGCGTCGGCCAGGGCGCGGGCGTTCTGGTGGGCATGCAGGGCGGCGCGGGCATTCAGAGCGGTGCCGCTGGTCTCGAATTCCAGCGGCACCAGTTGGCCGAGCGGCGGCACATCGCTGCCGGGGTGCCAGAGGGCGGGCACGCTCACAAAGCCCAGTTCGGCATCCAGGCCGTTGCCTGCCAGATGCAGTCGCCCGTCCAGAATCAGTCCCGCGCCCACCCCGGTACTGACCGTGATGAACATGAATTCACGGCTGCCCCAGCCTGCTCCCGCCGCGTATTCGCCCCAGGCGGCGGCGCGGGCATCGTTGAGCGCCGAGCAGGGCAGGTTCAGCTGCTCGCCCAGTTCCGCGCTCAGAGGAATATCGGTCCAGCCGGGAAAGGTGTGGGCGGCAGTGGCGGTCACGCGCCCACCGGCCACCGCTCCGGCACAGGCGACCCCCAGGGCGCGGCACTCGGCGGCCAGCGGACGGGCCAGTTCGGTGGCCGCGAGGATCACGCTGCCCGGCGTGGACGGCTTGGGCGTGCGGGTTTCGAGCCGCCGGACGATCTGTCCGTCCACGACCTGCGCGGCCCGGATCGACGTACCACCGATGTCCAGGGCCAGCAGGGGAGAACTCACACTCGGGTCGGCGGCGGGCAGATCGGTCATGGTGGTAGGCAGGATAGCGGCTGATACGGCTTTCGGGTCAATTCGGCAGGCGACGTTCCCGCGCAGACCGATGGAGGAGCTGCCCGCCGCCGAAGATGCTCAAATACAGGTATGCCTCCTCTGCTTCAGCATTCGGACGATTCGCTGCTTCCCGGTGTCCTTCAGGCCCTGCGCGGCAGACTGGTGGTGTCCTGTCAGGCCAACCCTGGCAGCCCGCTGCGTCATCCCGCGATCATGGCGGCGATGGCTCAGGCCGCAGAGCGGGGCGGCGCAGCGGGGATTCGGCTTCAGGGCTTCGACGACGCGGCGGCGATCCGCGCTGTCACGGCGCTGCCCCTTATCGGTCTGACGAAGACCGACCGACCTGATACTGCCATCTACATCACGCCGACTTCGGCAGAGGCCGTGCGGCTGGCCGATCTCGGCTGTGAGATCGTCGCCATCGACGCCACGCTGCGCCCGCGCCCTGAGCCGTTTGCTGAGATGGTGGCCCGTGTCCACGCGGCGGGAGCGCTCGTCATGGCCGATATCAGCACGCTGGAGGAGGCGCGGCAGGCGATGCAGGACGGAGCCGATCTCGTCAGCACCACCCTGTCGGGCTACACGCCCTACAGCCGCCAGCAGGAAGGCCCCGACTGGGAGCTGATGCGCGACCTGCACGCCCAGCAGCTTCCCTTTGCTGCCGAGGGCCGCCTGAGTACGCCACAGGACGCGGCACAGGCGATGGCACACGGAGCGGCCTTCGTGGTCATCGGCTCGGCCATCACCCGGCCCGACGTCGTGACGGGCTGGTATGTGAACGCCCTGAAGGAACCCAGCCGAACCGGGGAGAGCTGAAGTTCAGGGGGCGAAGCGTTTGACCTGCACGCTGTACATTTTGCCGCTGCGTTCGCACCAGGCCACCACCGCCCGGCCTTCGGCGTCCACCGTGACTGAGGCCGAGCGTGCGTCGTCGCCAGTCTTCAGATTCAGCGGGCCACCGCCCAGCAGCGTCCAGCCGGTTCCGGTCCAGCGTTTCGCATAGACGTGCCGCCCCGCGTCGGTGCCCTCGACCCACGCCAGCAGCGGGTATCCGCGTGCGTCCAGCGCCAGATTCGGACGTTCTGCCAGCAGTCTGGGATCGATGTTCAGGCTCGCTCCCAGCGAGGTCCAGCGCTGCCCGGTCCAGCGTTTGACGAACAGGTTATCGACGCCGCCCTGATCTTCCAGCCACGCCGCCACCACGCCCGCGGGTCCGGCGGCCAGCTGCGGCGCGAAGGTGTAGGTATGAGGCCGGAAGTTCAGGGGGCCGCCCAGATACGTCCACTTCTTGGCCGCGCCGAGCTGCGCCACGAACACGTCGCTGTGCGCCACGTCGCCTTCCAGCCAGGCGGTATAGATGGTCCCCTGTGGCCCGCGTGCCGCCGCAGGAAAGAAAGCCGCCTTCCCGATGGTGTGGTTCAGCGTCGGCGTCTGTTCCTCCCAGAACCTTCGCCTGGGGCTGCCAGTAGAACGGCTGCACCACCTGGGCAAACGCTCCGGGATAATAGATGTTCGTCCAGGTCAGGTACGGCTGATTCTGCGTGGTCACGGTAAAGGCCCGCGACTTGCCCGCATCGCTCAGATTGCGCCGCACGGCGTACAGACCGGGATCACTCCAGCTGCTGCCGCTCCAGCGCGACATCAGGTAGCTGTCGACGTGGGCGGTTCCGGCGTCTTCGGCCCAGCCGAGCCAGGGCTGACCGTCGGGACCGTGAACAGCGCTGAGCTGCCAGGCATTGTGAACCGGGTTTTCGTTCAGCAGGCCGCCCAGCGCCGTCCAGCCGCCCCCGTTCCAGCGGACGGCATGCAGATGCCCGAACACTTCACCCCCACTCGGGCTGAGTTCAACCCACGCCAGCACCGGCTGACCGTCGGGGCCGGTGGTCAGGGCGGTCATGGTGGCGTCGGCGCGGCTGGGCGAGGGCAAGGTGGTCGTGGGGGAGGTGCCGCCGCCCGCCAGTGCGGTTCCCAGCAGGCCAAGGATCCACAGCGAATGGGCAAAGGGGCGGCGGACTCGACTGACGGGGATGGATCTGAGCATGAAACCTCCGGAGGAAAAGTAAGGTGTGGTTCAGCCGAACAGGGAGCGGGAACAGATGAGCTGGGTGTGTGCTCAGTATCCAGGGTGCAGGCGCTTCCGGCAACGTCGCCGGGCGATTCTGCTTACTTCTCTGTGGTCTGGAGCGGCGGCACTCATGGCTGTTTCTCAACTCCTTACGCCTCATAAAGGCAGCCCAGCGTCCTGGGCGGTATCCTGGCCGCATGTCGGCCCACTTCTTCTTCCCGTTTTCTCAGATGGTGCTGTCAGGGACGCCGGTTGAGTACTGAAGAGGACTCAGTCTCCGGTCTCACAGACGATACAAATCGCTTTCACGGTGCCTCGTCACGGACAGTGGGTGCTGAAACGATGGACCTTTCCGCTGAAATTCCCTCTCTGGGTGAGCGTCTTCAGGATGTAACCGAGAGTCTGGCTGCCGCCACCACCGAGCAGGACGTGTTCGATGTGGTGCTGCAACAGGCCCTCGACGCCCTGAATGCGCTGGCTGGCGCGGTGCTGCTCGTGTCTGCGGGCGGGACGCGGCTGGAACTCGCGGCGATGCGGGGGTATCTGCCGGATGCCAAGACGGTATGGCAGGAAGGCCCGCTGACGGCAGACGTACCCGCCGGAGACGCCCTGTTGCGCCGTCAGGTGCTGTACTTCGAGCATATGGGCGCACTTCAGGAGGCCTATCCCGATCTGGAAGAGCGTACCGGGGGCGTGGCAGCTGTGGCCTCTGCCGTGCTGCCGATGTTTCAGGGAACGGAGCAGCTCGGCTGTATCGTGCTGGACTTCCGCGAACCCCATACCTTCTCGCCCGAAGAGCAGCGGTTTCTGCGAACGCTCAGCGCACAGTGCGGTATTGCGCTGGGCCGTGCTCACCTGACCCGCGACCTGGAACAGCGGGTGATGCAGCGCACCGCACAGCTCGAAGTCGAGATGCGTGCTCAGGCCGCGTTCGTGGCGTTTACCGAAACGGTGGGCACCGAGACGGGCGTGATGGCGATTGCTCAGGAGGCGGTCCGGGTCCTGCGGATTCGCTTTCCGGGTTCGAGTGTCATGTATTTCGAGCGCGGCGAGGTCGGTACCGCCAGAGGCGGCAGGGAAGACAGCGACCTCTGGAAGGCGCGGCTGTGGAGCGACGACGTGCAGGGCGAGCTCGCGGCCCGCATTCAGGCCGGGCTCTCTGCCGACCTTCCGCTGATCCGGGCGCTGCTGAAGACCAGGGAAGCTGTGTTCACCGATGACTGGGACGCCGAGCGCGAGCAGATCGAGCACACGCAGATCTTCGGGACCGTAGGAACCTATCCGCTGATGCTCGGCGGCGAGATGAACGGCCTTCTGTCGGTCGGGCGCAGAGACGCACCCTCCTGGAGCGAGCGTGATAGAGCGCTGTTGCGGGCGGTCGGAAGAAGCCTGACGCTGGCGCTGGAGCGGGCCGAGCAGACCCAGCACCTCCGGCGGCAGAACGCCGAACTCGACGCCCGCAGCCGGGCACTGGACGCCTTTGCCGAGCTGACACGCGGGCTGGCGGTGCAGAGTGGACCGTTTGCCTTCGTGCAGCGGGCGCAGGAAGTCGTCGTGTCGCTGCTTCCGGCGGGCTACTCGGTGTATTACGAACCTTCCGGCGAGCAGTGGCGAAACCGGATGCAGGTGGGCGCAGTCGGCAGTCAGGCGCTCCAGTCGTTTATAGACGCGGGGCCGTTGCAGGGGCAGACACCCTCCATCGACCTCCCCTGGAGCACCCGGCAGGCACTGTATCAGGACATGTACGTCAGGGGCACCGACACTCCCAGCGAGATGGTGCAGCACATTCACGCGGTCGCCTCGCTGCCGGTGCTGGTGCACGGCGAGCTGGTCGGTGTCTTCGTCGCGGTGGTCTTCGAGCAGCGTGCCTGGACGCCGACCGACCGGGTGGTGCTCGAAACGGTCGTCCGCAGCCTCGGACTGGCCCTCGAACGCGCCGAAACTGTCCGCCAGCTCGACGAGGAGCGTGCCGCACTCGCGGCCTTCACCGCCTTTGCCGAAGTGGTCGGCTCTCAGACCGACGTGTTGACGCTGGTTCGTCAGGCCGCCGACCTGATGCGCGGCTCTCGCCCGGTGGACGTGATGTACTTCGTGCGTGAGGGCGACGTCTTCCGGATGCAGGTCTGGACGGACGAGGTTCCCAGGACGCTGCTGGAACGCTCGGGCCTTACGCTGACGGCGCAGACCTTCGCGCAGGCAGACCGCGAGCACGACGTGGTGTTTCTGGACAACTGGGATGCCCGGAGCCAGGGTCTGCCGGAATCGGCTCTGTACAGCGCCGTCGCGTTTCAGCCGTTTTTCCGGGGCGACACCATGACGAGCATCCTGATCATGGGATCGCGCAGTGCGGCTCAGTGGCACGAGCGCGACAAGGGAATCTTCCGTGCGCTGGGCCGCAGCCTGAATCTGGCGCTGGAGCGGGCCGAGCAGTCGCAACAGCTCATCGCCCAGCGGGACGCCCTCGACGCCCGCACTCAGGCGCTGACCGAGGCCAACGAGGAACTCGAAGCCTTCGCCTATTCGGTGTCGCACGACCTGCGTACTCCGGTGCGGCACATCAACGGGTTCAACCATCTGCTGCGCCGGACGCTGGGCGACAAGCTCGACGACAAGGCGGCCCGATATCTCGACATCGTTGAAGATGCCACCGCCCGCATGAACACGCTGATCGACGCCATGCTCAACCTCTCGCGCACCTCGCGTCAGCCGCTCAGGCTCGGGCTGGTGGATATGGGCGCGCTGCTGGAGAGTGTGCAGGCCGAGCTGATGGTAGGCGAACTCGACCGGCGGGTGGAGTGGCGCTTCAGTATGCTGCCGATGGTATCTGCCGATTTCGATCTGCTGCGGCAGGTGATGGTGAATCTGCTGTCCAACGCCCTGAAATACACCCGCACCCGCCAGCCTGCCGTGATCGAGGTCTGGGCCGACGAGCGCGAGACCGAGTGGGAATTCTTCGTGCGAGACAACGGTGTGGGCTTCGACACCCGCTACAAGGACAAGCTGTTCGGGGTGTTTCAGCGCCTGCACCGTCAGGACGAGTTCGAGGGAACCGGAGTGGGCCTCGCCAACGTGCGCCGAATCGTGGCGCGGCACGGCGGTCAGGTGTCGGCTCAGGGCGCACTGAACGAGGGCGCGACGTTCTCGTTTACCCTCTCGAAAGGGGATTAGGCAGGGCGGTTAGGCCAGCCGTTCCCCCGCGCCGCGCTCACGGAAACTGTGCCACGCCACGGCCAGTCGCTCGACCGCCTCCGGCAGATATTCTGGCGGCACGCTGAACGGCAGGCGCAGATAGGAATCCGGCAGGTCGGTCACGCCCATCGAGGCTCCTGGGAACAGCCGCACACCCTGTCGGCGGGCGGCGTGAGTAAAGCCGCTGGCATTGCGGGTCGGCAGTTCGGCCCACAGAAACTGTCCGCCGCCGGGTACCTCGAACCTCCATTCCGGCAGCTGCTCGCGCAGCAACTTTACCAGCAGGTCGCGGGCCGGAAGCACGGTTGAGCGCCGCTCGGCCCGCAGCATCGGCAGGTCCTGCAACAGGTTCAGCGCGATCATCTGGCTGGGCATCGACGAGCCGAAATCGCACAGGGTCTTGGACTGGATGAGCGGCGCGGCCAGTGTGGTGGGCACCCGCATCCAGCCGACCCGCAGGCCCGCCCAGAACAGCTTGCTCAGCGAGCCGACACTGATGATCGGTGCACACGGGGCGAACTGGGCCAGACTCGGCGGAAGCTTCGTGGCGCTGAGGCCCAGATCGATCAGCGTTTCATCCTCGATGGTCGGAAGCTGCGCCCGTTCGATCAGCCCCGCCAGACGTTCGCGGCTGCCGGTGGGCAACACCGTACCGGTGGGATTCTGGAAGGTCGGCGTCAGGAAGGCCAGTCTTGGCCCCGCCGCGAGTTGCTGCTCGAAGTCGGCGGGCCTGACGCCCTGAGCCGTGACCGGAATCCCCAGCAGACGGGCACCCGCCGCCCGAAAGACGTCGATGGCCCCGAAGTAGGTGGGGGTTTCCAGCAGCGCACAGTCGCCGCGCTTCAGAAAGGTGCTGGCGATGATCGAGATGGCCTGCTGTGCCCCGGTGGTCACGATGATCTGTTCGGGTCTGGTGGGCAGCCCGCCCCGGCTGTAGAGCTGCGCCAGCATCGCCCGCAGCTCAGACAGACCCAGCGGGTGATACACCGACTCGCTGAAGGCTCCCTCGCTGGCCCGCTGGAGCCGTGTCTGCTGCACGGGCGTCAGGGTCGGGACGGCGATGGTCAGATCGAGTTCGCCGGGTGTCTGCTGTCCGGTTCGCAGCGGGCTTCGCAGGGCCAACACTTTGGCCTGTCGGGGCGCGGTGGGCGAAACGTGCGTGCCGCTGCCCTGCCGCCGACTGACCCAGCCTTCCGACGCCAGATGTTCGTAGGCCGCCACCACCGTGCTGCGGCTGAGATTCAGCAGATCGGCCAGATGCCGCTCGGAGGGCAACTGCTCGGCACTGCCCACCTGTCCGTTTTCGATGCAGCCCTGAAGCGCCTGGGACAGCTGCACGTAGCGCGGCCCACGCCCACCGCTCCAGTGCGCGAGCAGGGCCGACCAGCGCTGAGTTTCCATGACCGGAGTATATCAGTCCAATTTCCGATGTCGCGAGATTGGATAGAAAAGACCAGTCCAATTCATCCTGAATTGCCTCTGTTGCCCAGTCCACTCAGGCTTCACACTGAGCGCATTCGGTGGGCTGTCATGGCCCCCGGAGCAGGAGGCAACATGCAGCATTCCCCGGCCCCACTTTCCCCGGTGCAGGCACCCCGTCCGTCTTTGTCGGAAGTGTTTCGCCAGTTCCGCCAGGATTCGAGCGCTTCGGCACTGCTCAGCGGTCTGATTGCTGTTCTGGTGGGCTTTGCTGGCCCCATCGTCCTGATCTATGCCGTGGCGCAGAGCGCGAAGTTGTCCAATCAGACCGTGCTGTCGTGGGTGTGGGCCGCCACCGTGCTGTGCGGCGTGGTCAGCGTGTGGCTGAGCCTGCGTTTCCGCGTGCCGCTCATGAGTACCTGGTCCACGCCGGGCATCGCGTTTCTGGCGACGGCGCTGCCCGGCATTCCGTTTCCGGAGGCCGTGGGAGCCTTTCTGATTTCCGGCCTGCTGGTGCTGCTGCTCGGCACCATCGGCCCTCTGACCCGGCTGATCGGGCGGATTCCCACCCATCTGGCAGGAGCCCTCAACGCCGCCATCCTGCTGCCGTTCGGCTTTCACGCGGTGCAGGCCTTTGGCAGCATGCCGCTGCTCGTCGGGGCGATGATCCTGGGATATTTCGTGCTGCGGAGGTATGCGCCGCGCTGGGCGGTGGCAGGCGTGCTCCTGATCGGCGTGGCAGGCAGCGCCGCCCTCGGTCTGCTGCACCCCGGCCCTA is part of the Deinococcus sp. KNUC1210 genome and encodes:
- a CDS encoding TIGR00266 family protein; this translates as MIPELPNPAEVNGTARSGMTYRIFGTVQPTLIVDVDSRHNMISDAGGMSWMSASVEMTTGAPGGLLAGLARMVSGGTLFMITFNTRTEGQIAFAADFPGKIVPMELDAGESIIMHKHAFLASEASVQLAVTFTRRFGAGLVGGDGFVLQKVTGPGMAFAELDGDAIEYNLQVGETLLVEPGHLAMFDPSVNFDIQMMKGIRNLIFSGEALFFARLQGPGRVWLNSMTASKVAHRIGEYLPSSGS
- a CDS encoding ROK family protein, yielding MTDLPAADPSVSSPLLALDIGGTSIRAAQVVDGQIVRRLETRTPKPSTPGSVILAATELARPLAAECRALGVACAGAVAGGRVTATAAHTFPGWTDIPLSAELGEQLNLPCSALNDARAAAWGEYAAGAGWGSREFMFITVSTGVGAGLILDGRLHLAGNGLDAELGFVSVPALWHPGSDVPPLGQLVPLEFETSGTALNARAALHAHQNARALADAAEAGDVQADADYTRSAALIAWKVADLAAMLGITRAALGGSVGLRIGYLERVRSALAHFPERYQPQIVHAELGADAGLIGAALWAARLSSPTRQRS
- a CDS encoding N-acetylmannosamine-6-phosphate 2-epimerase, with amino-acid sequence MPPLLQHSDDSLLPGVLQALRGRLVVSCQANPGSPLRHPAIMAAMAQAAERGGAAGIRLQGFDDAAAIRAVTALPLIGLTKTDRPDTAIYITPTSAEAVRLADLGCEIVAIDATLRPRPEPFAEMVARVHAAGALVMADISTLEEARQAMQDGADLVSTTLSGYTPYSRQQEGPDWELMRDLHAQQLPFAAEGRLSTPQDAAQAMAHGAAFVVIGSAITRPDVVTGWYVNALKEPSRTGES
- a CDS encoding GAF domain-containing protein, which gives rise to MDLSAEIPSLGERLQDVTESLAAATTEQDVFDVVLQQALDALNALAGAVLLVSAGGTRLELAAMRGYLPDAKTVWQEGPLTADVPAGDALLRRQVLYFEHMGALQEAYPDLEERTGGVAAVASAVLPMFQGTEQLGCIVLDFREPHTFSPEEQRFLRTLSAQCGIALGRAHLTRDLEQRVMQRTAQLEVEMRAQAAFVAFTETVGTETGVMAIAQEAVRVLRIRFPGSSVMYFERGEVGTARGGREDSDLWKARLWSDDVQGELAARIQAGLSADLPLIRALLKTREAVFTDDWDAEREQIEHTQIFGTVGTYPLMLGGEMNGLLSVGRRDAPSWSERDRALLRAVGRSLTLALERAEQTQHLRRQNAELDARSRALDAFAELTRGLAVQSGPFAFVQRAQEVVVSLLPAGYSVYYEPSGEQWRNRMQVGAVGSQALQSFIDAGPLQGQTPSIDLPWSTRQALYQDMYVRGTDTPSEMVQHIHAVASLPVLVHGELVGVFVAVVFEQRAWTPTDRVVLETVVRSLGLALERAETVRQLDEERAALAAFTAFAEVVGSQTDVLTLVRQAADLMRGSRPVDVMYFVREGDVFRMQVWTDEVPRTLLERSGLTLTAQTFAQADREHDVVFLDNWDARSQGLPESALYSAVAFQPFFRGDTMTSILIMGSRSAAQWHERDKGIFRALGRSLNLALERAEQSQQLIAQRDALDARTQALTEANEELEAFAYSVSHDLRTPVRHINGFNHLLRRTLGDKLDDKAARYLDIVEDATARMNTLIDAMLNLSRTSRQPLRLGLVDMGALLESVQAELMVGELDRRVEWRFSMLPMVSADFDLLRQVMVNLLSNALKYTRTRQPAVIEVWADERETEWEFFVRDNGVGFDTRYKDKLFGVFQRLHRQDEFEGTGVGLANVRRIVARHGGQVSAQGALNEGATFSFTLSKGD
- a CDS encoding PLP-dependent aminotransferase family protein → METQRWSALLAHWSGGRGPRYVQLSQALQGCIENGQVGSAEQLPSERHLADLLNLSRSTVVAAYEHLASEGWVSRRQGSGTHVSPTAPRQAKVLALRSPLRTGQQTPGELDLTIAVPTLTPVQQTRLQRASEGAFSESVYHPLGLSELRAMLAQLYSRGGLPTRPEQIIVTTGAQQAISIIASTFLKRGDCALLETPTYFGAIDVFRAAGARLLGIPVTAQGVRPADFEQQLAAGPRLAFLTPTFQNPTGTVLPTGSRERLAGLIERAQLPTIEDETLIDLGLSATKLPPSLAQFAPCAPIISVGSLSKLFWAGLRVGWMRVPTTLAAPLIQSKTLCDFGSSMPSQMIALNLLQDLPMLRAERRSTVLPARDLLVKLLREQLPEWRFEVPGGGQFLWAELPTRNASGFTHAARRQGVRLFPGASMGVTDLPDSYLRLPFSVPPEYLPEAVERLAVAWHSFRERGAGERLA